A region from the Podarcis raffonei isolate rPodRaf1 chromosome 11, rPodRaf1.pri, whole genome shotgun sequence genome encodes:
- the LOC128423411 gene encoding cytochrome c oxidase subunit 7C, mitochondrial: MLGVSVRRFATSAIRRSHYEEGPGKNLPFSVENKWRLLAMMAAFFGSGFAAPFIVVRHQLLKK; the protein is encoded by the exons ATGTTGGGTGTCAGCGTCCGCCGGTTCGCCACCTCGGCCATTCGCCGTTCGCATTATGAGGAGGGGCCTGGAAAG AACCTCCCTTTTTCTGTGGAAAACAAATGGCGATTATTGGCAATGATGGCAGCCTTCTTTGGAAGTGGATTTGCTGCTCCTTTTATTGTAGTAAGGCACCAGCTGCTCAAGAAGTGA